In Deltaproteobacteria bacterium, one genomic interval encodes:
- the dnaB gene encoding replicative DNA helicase, with product MTSSPTRKTSSRKSPATEKSSEDALTRASSDLLRRVPPSDLEAEQAVLGGVFLRNDAFNAVLERLVSEDFYSPAHRILFNAMTALYEKSQPMDIVTVADQLRHREELDSVGGPRYLASLVESVPTAANIEFHADIVKEKAIRRRMIDAGSHILTQCFDPSIPVTDLLDESEQRIFSISEASTKPVFASSRQLVDEIFVQLSQRVDRKELVTGVPSGYHKFDEITAGFQASDLIIIAGRPGMGKTAFALNVALRAAIGVNTRTAIFSLEMSKEQLVQRMLCVWGKVDLKRLRTGFIDDQDWERLYQAGDCIASAPLYIDDTPALATMDLRSRCRKLKAEKGLDMVVVDYLQLMRSSRRIDSREQEISDISRTLKALAKELNVPVVALSQLNRKVEDRTSKRPMLSDLRESGAIEQDADLIVFLYREDAYARSEEGAPAPSAGKAEVIVGKQRNGPLGTVELVYLSQYTAFENATHMAAPSELM from the coding sequence TAGCGACCTCGAGGCCGAACAGGCCGTTCTGGGCGGCGTCTTCCTCCGCAACGACGCCTTCAACGCCGTGCTCGAACGGCTCGTATCCGAGGATTTCTACTCCCCGGCCCACCGGATACTCTTCAACGCCATGACTGCGCTCTACGAGAAGTCGCAGCCCATGGATATCGTCACCGTGGCCGACCAGCTCCGCCACAGGGAGGAGCTCGACTCCGTCGGGGGTCCCCGCTACCTGGCATCCCTGGTCGAATCGGTCCCCACAGCAGCCAACATCGAGTTTCATGCCGACATCGTCAAGGAGAAGGCTATCCGCCGCCGGATGATCGACGCCGGCAGCCACATCCTGACCCAATGCTTTGACCCCTCTATCCCGGTGACCGATCTTCTGGACGAATCGGAACAGAGGATATTCTCCATCTCCGAAGCCTCGACCAAGCCGGTCTTTGCCAGCTCCCGACAGCTCGTAGACGAGATCTTCGTCCAGCTCAGCCAGCGGGTCGACCGCAAGGAACTGGTCACCGGCGTGCCCAGTGGTTACCACAAGTTCGATGAAATCACAGCCGGGTTCCAGGCATCGGACCTAATCATCATCGCCGGCCGCCCGGGCATGGGCAAGACGGCCTTCGCCCTGAACGTCGCTCTCCGGGCCGCCATCGGGGTCAATACCCGTACAGCCATCTTTTCGCTGGAGATGTCCAAGGAACAGCTCGTCCAACGCATGCTCTGCGTCTGGGGCAAGGTCGACCTAAAACGACTCCGGACCGGATTCATTGACGATCAGGACTGGGAGCGCCTCTACCAGGCTGGTGACTGCATCGCCAGTGCCCCCCTCTACATCGACGACACCCCAGCCCTGGCCACCATGGATCTCCGATCCCGGTGCCGCAAGCTCAAGGCGGAAAAAGGCTTGGACATGGTCGTGGTCGACTACCTCCAGCTCATGCGCAGCAGCAGGCGCATCGACTCCCGCGAGCAGGAAATCTCCGACATATCCAGGACCCTGAAGGCTCTGGCCAAAGAGCTGAACGTCCCGGTTGTGGCCCTGTCCCAGCTCAATCGCAAGGTCGAGGACCGGACTTCCAAGCGGCCCATGCTCTCGGATCTCCGGGAATCCGGAGCCATCGAGCAGGACGCCGACCTTATCGTCTTTCTCTACCGCGAGGACGCCTACGCCCGCTCCGAAGAGGGGGCTCCTGCTCCTTCCGCCGGCAAAGCCGAAGTCATTGTCGGCAAGCAGAGGAACGGCCCCTTGGGTACCGTTGAACTCGTCTATCTCAGTCAATACACGGCCTTTGAGAACGCGACCCACATGGCGGCCCCTTCGGAGCTCATGTAG
- a CDS encoding phenylacetate--CoA ligase, which yields MECYNPAEAMDRARILELQAVRLKNTVYQATRAPFYRERLAREGIRIQDVATAEDIRKLPFTTKEDLRAQYPYGLLAVPLKHLVRLHASSGTTGSPTVIFHTAGDLNTWAELVARCMFMVGIRPNDVFQNMSGYGLFTGGLGIHYGAERLGCLTIPAGAGNSKRQIKLLQDFRVTAIHIIPSYALHLGTVFTSLDFDPKLLSLRIALIGAEPHTDATRKRIEDIYGLKAFNSYGLSEMNGPGVAFECGAQNGMHLWEDSYLAEIVDPETLEPVPDGQIGELVLTTLTREGMPIIRYRTRDLTRFLPGECPCGRQHRRIDRILGRADDMFIVKGVNIYPMQIENVLMSMPEVGQNYLIILEKKGFLDQVRVKVEIREEFFVEDMRVLSALQAKIASRLRDEILITPKVDLVEPNTLPSSEGKAVRVDDRRGLNGQ from the coding sequence ATGGAATGCTACAACCCCGCCGAGGCCATGGACCGTGCCCGGATTCTGGAACTCCAGGCCGTTCGCCTGAAAAACACCGTCTACCAGGCTACCAGGGCCCCTTTCTACAGGGAGCGTCTGGCCCGGGAGGGCATCAGGATCCAGGATGTGGCCACGGCCGAGGATATCCGCAAGCTGCCCTTCACCACTAAGGAAGACCTCAGGGCCCAGTACCCCTACGGCCTGCTGGCCGTGCCCCTAAAGCACCTGGTCCGCCTCCACGCCTCGTCTGGAACCACCGGATCGCCCACTGTCATTTTCCACACCGCCGGAGACCTGAACACCTGGGCCGAACTCGTGGCCCGCTGCATGTTCATGGTCGGCATACGGCCAAATGACGTCTTTCAAAATATGTCCGGATACGGCCTCTTCACCGGGGGGCTGGGCATCCATTACGGGGCCGAGCGTCTGGGATGCCTGACCATTCCGGCCGGGGCCGGCAACAGCAAACGCCAGATCAAGCTCTTGCAGGACTTCCGGGTCACGGCCATCCATATTATCCCTTCCTATGCACTCCATCTGGGCACGGTCTTTACGTCTTTGGACTTCGATCCCAAACTTCTGTCCCTGCGCATCGCCCTCATCGGGGCCGAACCGCACACCGACGCCACCAGAAAAAGAATCGAGGACATCTACGGACTCAAGGCCTTCAATTCCTACGGCCTGTCGGAAATGAACGGACCCGGGGTGGCCTTCGAGTGCGGGGCCCAGAACGGTATGCACCTCTGGGAGGACTCATACCTGGCCGAGATCGTCGACCCCGAGACCCTGGAACCGGTCCCGGACGGCCAGATCGGGGAGCTGGTCCTGACCACCCTGACCCGGGAAGGCATGCCTATCATCAGGTACCGGACCAGGGATCTGACCCGGTTCCTGCCCGGGGAATGTCCCTGCGGAAGACAGCACCGGCGCATCGACCGCATCCTCGGCCGGGCCGACGACATGTTCATCGTAAAGGGTGTGAACATCTACCCCATGCAGATCGAGAACGTTCTCATGTCCATGCCCGAGGTCGGCCAAAACTACCTTATTATCCTCGAAAAGAAGGGATTCCTGGACCAGGTTCGGGTCAAGGTCGAGATTCGCGAGGAGTTCTTTGTCGAAGACATGCGCGTTCTGTCCGCCCTCCAGGCCAAAATCGCATCCAGGCTCAGGGACGAGATCCTCATCACCCCCAAGGTCGATCTGGTAGAGCCCAACACCCTGCCCAGTTCCGAAGGCAAGGCCGTCCGGGTGGACGACCGCCGCGGTCTGAACGGTCAATAG
- a CDS encoding DUF456 domain-containing protein — MDAVLAVLFIVLLLASLILHVFGLPANWLVLALAGLWKWSHPDMDASVPFFIGLSVLALAGEGIEFAATIWGGRRYGSTGRGNLGAIVGAIVGAVFGAPFFFGLGALAGALLGAYGGCLLVEILHGRDMESARQAAKGAMFGKFLGLAAKFGLGVTMVWMIVPRV; from the coding sequence ATGGACGCTGTCCTTGCCGTCCTGTTCATCGTCCTACTCCTCGCGAGCCTGATCCTCCACGTCTTCGGCCTTCCGGCCAACTGGCTCGTCCTGGCCCTGGCCGGCCTCTGGAAATGGTCGCATCCAGACATGGACGCCTCCGTCCCCTTCTTCATCGGCCTGTCCGTCCTGGCCCTGGCCGGAGAAGGCATCGAGTTCGCCGCCACGATCTGGGGAGGCCGCCGCTACGGCAGCACCGGCAGAGGAAACCTCGGAGCCATTGTCGGGGCCATTGTCGGAGCCGTGTTCGGAGCCCCGTTTTTCTTCGGCCTCGGAGCGCTGGCCGGGGCCCTGCTCGGAGCCTACGGCGGCTGTCTTTTGGTGGAAATCCTTCACGGCCGGGACATGGAGTCAGCCCGACAGGCTGCCAAGGGGGCCATGTTCGGAAAATTTCTTGGCCTGGCGGCCAAGTTCGGCCTTGGCGTGACCATGGTCTGGATGATCGTTCCCAGGGTTTGA
- a CDS encoding CinA family protein yields MDTSIRDLCEDLGKMLVARGESLATAESCTGGLLGSWLTSIPGSSEWYLGGVVAYANRIKEDILGVPTGVINKEGAVSRPCVKAMCVGLESRFQAHLEVAISGIAGPGGGSPSKPVGTVWIGWRHQGRGSERMTVFPGNREAVRQAAARAALQGLVDVLKSAGNSPRG; encoded by the coding sequence ATGGACACATCTATCCGGGATTTGTGCGAAGATCTGGGAAAGATGCTCGTTGCCCGTGGCGAATCCCTGGCCACGGCTGAATCGTGTACCGGAGGACTTTTGGGCAGTTGGCTGACCTCTATCCCTGGAAGCTCAGAGTGGTACCTGGGCGGAGTCGTGGCCTACGCCAACAGAATCAAGGAAGACATCCTGGGAGTACCGACAGGGGTGATCAACAAAGAAGGGGCCGTGAGCCGGCCCTGTGTGAAGGCCATGTGCGTCGGCCTGGAATCACGGTTCCAGGCCCATCTTGAGGTGGCCATATCGGGCATTGCCGGTCCCGGAGGAGGAAGTCCCTCCAAGCCGGTCGGCACTGTCTGGATCGGCTGGCGCCACCAGGGCCGCGGCTCGGAACGCATGACTGTTTTTCCCGGAAACAGGGAGGCCGTTCGCCAGGCCGCGGCCCGGGCCGCGCTTCAAGGTCTGGTCGATGTCCTCAAATCAGCGGGGAATAGTCCCCGCGGTTGA
- a CDS encoding threonylcarbamoyl-AMP synthase translates to MNILTPHEAGLVIKGIFIYPTETLYAIGANVENPQAIIRIQDLKGRPLGKPLPLVTSHEGQAREWFQLQDLSLEVAWAFWPGPLSILLRPRRHLPPGVCGPDGMACVRIPAHPLARALASSVRAPVVSTSANSSGNPAPARVEDIEPAIKDHVDYVFTDPPFPYGGPPSTIVAVVGDSLSVIREGAVSIAEIQAKGFCVMV, encoded by the coding sequence ATGAATATCCTTACCCCCCACGAAGCAGGCCTCGTCATCAAGGGTATTTTTATCTACCCCACAGAAACCCTGTACGCAATCGGGGCAAATGTCGAGAATCCGCAGGCCATTATCCGCATTCAGGACCTGAAAGGCCGCCCTCTCGGAAAACCTCTCCCCCTGGTGACATCCCACGAGGGGCAGGCCAGGGAATGGTTCCAGCTCCAGGATCTGAGTCTGGAAGTGGCCTGGGCCTTCTGGCCGGGGCCCCTCTCCATCCTTCTTCGGCCCAGGCGGCATCTGCCCCCTGGAGTTTGCGGTCCCGACGGCATGGCCTGTGTTCGCATCCCGGCCCATCCTCTGGCCAGAGCCCTGGCCTCGTCCGTCAGGGCGCCCGTCGTCTCCACCAGCGCCAACTCTTCCGGGAATCCGGCCCCGGCCAGGGTCGAAGACATTGAACCGGCCATCAAGGACCATGTCGACTATGTCTTCACCGACCCTCCTTTTCCATACGGCGGGCCGCCCTCGACCATCGTGGCCGTTGTCGGCGACTCCCTGTCGGTGATTCGCGAAGGAGCCGTCTCCATCGCCGAAATCCAGGCCAAGGGATTTTGCGTCATGGTATAA
- a CDS encoding DUF485 domain-containing protein, translated as MEHKHPGPKIDQALFHRLVVAKWKVSLTLAAIMMVVYYGFILVLAFDKELLSTKIGEHMTVGIPVGLFLIILAWLITGVYVFWANSSYDRAVQDVLKSMRRR; from the coding sequence ATGGAACACAAACACCCCGGACCCAAGATCGATCAGGCCCTCTTCCACAGGCTCGTGGTCGCAAAATGGAAGGTTTCCTTGACCCTGGCCGCAATCATGATGGTCGTCTACTACGGTTTTATTCTGGTTTTGGCCTTTGACAAGGAGCTTCTGTCCACCAAGATCGGGGAACATATGACCGTGGGCATCCCCGTAGGACTTTTCCTTATCATCCTGGCCTGGCTCATCACCGGGGTCTATGTCTTCTGGGCCAACTCATCCTACGACCGGGCCGTGCAGGATGTCCTCAAAAGCATGAGGAGGCGCTAG
- the actP gene encoding cation/acetate symporter ActP, which yields MDPNFVSTIGQPNATSIIFFFVFITATLFITYWAAKKSRSPSQFYAAGRSVTGLQNGLALSGDYMSAASFLGIAGLVSLKGYDGLIYSIGFLVGWPIIMFLIAEPLRNLGKFTFADVVAYRLKQKPIRIAASLGSLMTVAFYLIAQMVGSGSLVMMIFGIPYEYAIVAVGLVMITYVLFGGMLATTWVQIIKAVLLLSGATVMVVFVLVHFGFSYGELFKQAAVKYGDAVLQPGGLVSNPWDAVSLGMALMFGTAGLPHILMRFYTVPDAKTARTSVFYATGFIGYFYILTFTIGFGAMVIVGQDVISGMDKGGNMAALLLAEATGGTMFLGFIAAVAFATILAVVAGLTLAGASTLSHDLYVNVFCTDGATEEQEVKVAKRATLALGVLAIVLGLAFKGQNVAFMVGLAFAIAASANFPALLLSILWRNFSTVGATASIYTGTILAVGLIVISPTIWMDVLHNPTAIFPLKNPAIISMTGAFIAGYLGSVLRPDPDASKKYEDQKIRNYLGVGAE from the coding sequence ATGGACCCGAACTTCGTCTCCACCATCGGCCAACCCAACGCCACGTCCATCATCTTTTTTTTCGTCTTCATCACCGCCACGCTATTCATCACCTATTGGGCGGCCAAGAAAAGCCGTTCCCCCTCCCAGTTCTACGCCGCCGGCCGCAGCGTGACCGGCCTTCAGAACGGCTTGGCCCTGTCCGGGGACTACATGAGCGCGGCCTCCTTTCTGGGCATCGCCGGCCTGGTCTCCCTGAAGGGCTACGACGGCCTGATCTACTCCATCGGCTTCCTGGTCGGCTGGCCCATCATCATGTTCCTCATCGCCGAACCCCTGAGGAACCTCGGCAAGTTCACCTTTGCCGACGTTGTCGCCTACCGCCTGAAACAGAAACCCATCCGCATCGCGGCATCCCTGGGATCCCTGATGACCGTGGCCTTCTACCTCATCGCCCAGATGGTCGGATCAGGTTCCCTGGTCATGATGATCTTCGGCATCCCCTATGAGTACGCCATCGTCGCCGTGGGCCTGGTCATGATCACCTATGTCCTTTTCGGCGGAATGCTGGCCACGACGTGGGTTCAGATCATCAAGGCCGTGCTCCTGCTGAGCGGGGCCACGGTCATGGTCGTCTTTGTCCTGGTCCATTTCGGATTCAGTTACGGGGAATTGTTCAAACAGGCCGCCGTGAAGTACGGCGACGCCGTCCTTCAGCCCGGGGGCCTGGTCTCCAACCCCTGGGACGCCGTATCCCTGGGCATGGCCCTCATGTTCGGCACGGCCGGACTGCCCCACATTTTGATGCGCTTCTACACCGTGCCCGACGCCAAGACCGCCCGGACATCAGTATTCTACGCCACCGGATTCATCGGCTATTTCTACATTCTGACCTTCACCATCGGCTTCGGGGCCATGGTCATCGTCGGCCAGGACGTCATCTCCGGCATGGACAAGGGCGGGAACATGGCCGCACTGCTCCTGGCCGAGGCCACCGGGGGGACGATGTTCTTGGGCTTTATCGCCGCCGTGGCCTTTGCCACCATCCTGGCCGTGGTCGCCGGCCTGACCCTGGCCGGAGCCAGTACCCTGTCCCACGACCTCTACGTCAACGTATTCTGCACCGATGGAGCCACCGAGGAACAGGAGGTCAAGGTGGCCAAGCGGGCCACCCTGGCCCTGGGTGTTCTGGCCATCGTCCTGGGTCTGGCATTCAAGGGCCAGAACGTGGCCTTCATGGTCGGCCTGGCCTTTGCCATTGCCGCCAGCGCCAACTTCCCGGCCCTGCTCCTCTCCATCCTGTGGCGGAACTTCTCCACCGTTGGAGCCACAGCCAGCATCTACACCGGAACCATTCTGGCCGTGGGCCTCATCGTCATCAGCCCCACGATCTGGATGGATGTCCTCCATAACCCGACGGCTATCTTTCCCTTGAAGAATCCGGCCATAATCTCCATGACCGGGGCCTTCATCGCCGGATACCTGGGATCGGTTCTCCGACCCGATCCCGACGCCTCAAAAAAATACGAGGACCAGAAGATCCGCAACTACCTCGGTGTCGGCGCCGAGTAA
- a CDS encoding CBS domain-containing protein, whose amino-acid sequence MKTPAGSTRNEHQPKTGHQGPGKGSDSRLDPYLCLSLADIRLKPPVVVQAGATVLEAARAMLREEAAACLVLRDSETIGILTERDILQKVVAPGKDPAGVLAEEIMGSPLITIRRNDLLFEAFSRMIRHVIRKLVVVDDDLVPVGILEERDLLSAKGENPVYLIGEIAAAKDVATLGQVFRRVGDMAVRSVAEGVGPFQVGRLISDMHDHVLTRVCDLILKELGESPSGFSLLTLGSEGRREQYLATDQDNAMILADDQDRDIRDFFGRFAGQFVQALLDLGFPPCPHQVMVSNPDWRMALDRWMDTVDTAVGRADLNDILTISMLVDMRLVTGDRDLFDRLRDYLFKKIKDNPFLLKYMAREALRFSPPLGFFNNIVVEKSGPRKGLTDIKKGGVFPITQGARTLAAEHVVLETSTEDRVLRLAEMGVFSESLASGLLEACAFFQTLRLRFQTERLRAGESPDNLIAPGRLSSLEQEKLKDCFKIVVEFQGLLSNKYKLHLLT is encoded by the coding sequence ATGAAAACACCTGCCGGATCGACGCGGAATGAACACCAACCCAAGACCGGGCATCAAGGGCCAGGCAAAGGTTCGGACTCCAGGCTCGACCCCTATCTCTGCCTCAGCCTTGCCGATATCAGACTCAAGCCGCCGGTGGTCGTCCAGGCCGGGGCCACGGTTTTGGAGGCCGCCCGGGCCATGCTTCGGGAAGAGGCCGCGGCCTGTCTGGTTCTCCGAGACTCCGAAACCATAGGCATCCTGACCGAGCGGGACATTCTCCAGAAGGTCGTGGCCCCGGGCAAGGATCCAGCTGGTGTCCTGGCCGAGGAAATCATGGGCAGCCCGCTGATCACGATCCGCCGCAACGATCTGCTCTTCGAGGCCTTTTCGCGGATGATCCGCCATGTCATCCGCAAGCTGGTGGTCGTGGATGACGATCTGGTCCCGGTGGGCATCCTTGAGGAACGGGATCTGCTTTCGGCCAAGGGCGAGAACCCGGTCTATCTCATCGGGGAAATCGCGGCAGCCAAGGATGTCGCCACCCTGGGCCAGGTCTTTCGTCGTGTCGGAGACATGGCCGTGCGCTCCGTGGCCGAAGGGGTCGGCCCCTTCCAGGTCGGCCGGCTGATCAGCGACATGCACGACCATGTTCTGACCAGGGTCTGCGACCTGATCCTGAAAGAACTGGGGGAATCGCCGTCCGGATTCTCCCTCCTGACCCTGGGCAGCGAGGGCAGACGTGAACAATACCTGGCCACAGACCAGGACAACGCCATGATCCTGGCCGACGACCAAGACCGGGATATCCGGGACTTCTTCGGCCGTTTCGCCGGGCAGTTCGTCCAGGCTCTGCTCGACCTGGGTTTCCCCCCCTGCCCCCACCAGGTCATGGTTTCCAACCCGGACTGGCGCATGGCCCTGGACCGCTGGATGGACACCGTGGACACGGCCGTCGGCCGGGCCGACCTAAACGACATTCTGACCATCTCCATGCTGGTCGACATGCGGCTCGTGACCGGGGATAGGGACCTATTCGATCGGCTCCGGGACTATCTCTTCAAAAAAATCAAGGACAACCCCTTTCTACTCAAATACATGGCCCGGGAGGCCCTGCGGTTCTCACCGCCCTTGGGGTTTTTCAACAATATCGTGGTGGAGAAGTCGGGCCCGCGCAAGGGCCTGACCGACATCAAGAAAGGCGGGGTGTTTCCGATCACCCAGGGGGCGAGAACCCTGGCCGCCGAACACGTGGTGCTGGAGACCTCCACCGAGGACCGCGTCCTCCGATTGGCCGAGATGGGCGTCTTTTCCGAAAGCCTGGCCTCGGGCCTGCTCGAGGCCTGCGCCTTTTTCCAGACCCTGCGCCTGCGGTTTCAGACCGAACGGCTTCGGGCCGGAGAAAGCCCCGACAACCTCATCGCCCCCGGCCGCCTCTCGTCCCTGGAACAGGAAAAGCTCAAGGATTGCTTCAAGATCGTGGTCGAGTTCCAGGGCCTGCTGTCCAACAAGTACAAGCTTCATCTCTTGACCTGA